The following coding sequences are from one Pelmatolapia mariae isolate MD_Pm_ZW linkage group LG4, Pm_UMD_F_2, whole genome shotgun sequence window:
- the pvalb8 gene encoding parvalbumin 8: MSLSSILSADAIDSAIKDCQAPDSFCAKKFFQICGLTKKSPQDIKKVFGILDNDASGFIEEEELKFFLQRFCPGARVLTDKETKAFLSAADDDSDGMIGADEFQAMVLS, translated from the exons ATGTCGCTCTCATCTATCCTTTCTGCTGATGCCATCGACAGTGCTATCAAGGACTGCCAAG CTCCAGACTCCTTCTGTGCTAAGAAGTTTTTCCAGATATGTGGCCTCACCAAGAAGAGCCCTCAGGATATAAAGAAGGTTTTTGGGATTCTGGACAACGATGCCAGTGGCTTTATCGAGGAAGAAGAGCTCAA GTTTTTCCTCCAGAGGTTTTGTCCCGGGGCTCGTGTTCTGACAGATAAGGAGACCAAGGCCTTCCTGAGTGCTGCTGATGATGATAGCGACGGTATGATTGGAGCAGATG AGTTCCAAGCCATGGTCTTGTCCTAA